In uncultured Bacteroides sp., one genomic interval encodes:
- a CDS encoding SGNH/GDSL hydrolase family protein, whose translation MKTRTLLFLFCLLISSLSFAQSSKSISILGDSYSTFEGYLQPDTNFVWYFASPKNQTDVTSVRETWWHKFIKENNYRLCVNNSFSGSTICNTGYRKEDYSDRSFITRMKKLGNPDIIFIFGATNDCWAKSPIGEYQYENWAKKDLYSYRPALACLLSNMVDYYPNVKIYFILNSELTNEINESTKAICAHYKIDCIELHNIEKKSGHPSIKGMAEISKQIKEYLQKN comes from the coding sequence ATGAAAACCCGTACACTACTTTTCTTATTCTGCCTGTTAATTAGCAGCTTATCTTTCGCCCAAAGTTCAAAGTCCATCTCCATTCTAGGCGACTCTTATTCAACATTCGAGGGATACCTGCAACCAGATACTAACTTTGTTTGGTACTTTGCCTCACCAAAGAATCAAACCGACGTAACATCAGTCCGTGAAACATGGTGGCATAAGTTTATCAAAGAAAACAACTATCGCCTTTGTGTGAACAACTCTTTTTCCGGTTCAACCATTTGCAACACCGGTTATCGCAAAGAAGATTACAGCGACCGTTCGTTCATCACCAGAATGAAAAAGTTGGGTAATCCGGATATCATATTTATATTTGGTGCCACCAATGACTGCTGGGCTAAATCTCCTATAGGCGAATATCAGTATGAGAATTGGGCAAAGAAAGATCTATATTCATACCGTCCTGCATTGGCATGCCTCCTTTCAAACATGGTTGATTACTATCCAAACGTGAAGATCTATTTCATATTGAACAGCGAATTAACGAACGAGATTAACGAATCTACCAAAGCAATCTGCGCACATTACAAGATAGATTGCATAGAACTTCACAATATAGAAAAGAAAAGCGGTCACCCTTCAATAAAAGGAATGGCAGAGATTTCTAAGCAGATTAAGGAGTATCTGCAGAAGAATTAA